Proteins encoded within one genomic window of Micromonospora halotolerans:
- a CDS encoding DUF6081 family protein, with the protein MVGGPGVASPAAAAAPGSRPVVVHYDSADLAEYERKWSNIYGPLDGATRAVEDGVLTVSDVPFKTGVDYNVYDHLKYMAVSNRTFPVPRQGSVEFSVDITARTPGATGGHVVHGRYGPPGSAAAAGPAARPYASAVLEGQQAAVVLNMIDFCTGQLFDWFVSGTRAFPLIERLPSTVTGNTTDPDCPGATEVGPDRAYTQIIREVPITPGVPHRAAIRYREAGGHASVTYLLDGVVVARVGQVGVPLDRQGVPYTGTYPSLGPGEPLAGKIRSFSLAHGLFSLLDAFPFQYGCTPPDATGPGVCDPRYAPYSVSIPPAERAFGQGAIGSYRNFTVRTVGR; encoded by the coding sequence GTGGTCGGGGGTCCGGGAGTGGCGTCGCCGGCCGCCGCGGCGGCGCCGGGGTCGCGGCCCGTCGTCGTGCACTACGACTCGGCCGACCTGGCCGAGTACGAGCGGAAGTGGTCGAACATCTACGGCCCGCTGGACGGGGCGACCCGCGCCGTCGAGGACGGGGTGCTCACCGTCAGCGACGTGCCGTTCAAGACCGGTGTGGACTACAACGTCTACGACCACCTCAAGTACATGGCCGTCAGCAACCGGACCTTCCCGGTGCCCCGGCAGGGATCGGTCGAGTTCTCCGTGGACATCACGGCGCGCACCCCGGGCGCGACCGGCGGGCACGTGGTGCACGGCCGGTACGGGCCGCCCGGTTCGGCCGCCGCCGCCGGCCCCGCCGCCCGCCCCTACGCCAGCGCGGTGCTGGAGGGGCAGCAGGCGGCCGTCGTGCTCAACATGATCGACTTCTGCACCGGGCAGCTCTTCGACTGGTTCGTCTCCGGCACCCGCGCGTTCCCGCTGATCGAGCGGCTGCCCAGCACGGTCACCGGCAACACCACCGACCCGGACTGCCCGGGCGCCACCGAGGTCGGCCCGGACCGGGCGTACACGCAGATCATCCGCGAGGTGCCGATCACGCCGGGCGTGCCGCACCGGGCCGCGATCCGCTACCGCGAGGCGGGCGGGCACGCCAGCGTGACGTACCTGCTGGACGGCGTGGTGGTCGCCCGGGTCGGGCAGGTGGGCGTGCCGCTGGACCGGCAGGGCGTCCCCTACACCGGCACGTACCCGTCGCTGGGCCCCGGCGAGCCCCTGGCCGGGAAGATCCGGTCGTTCTCCCTGGCGCACGGCCTGTTCAGCCTGCTCGACGCGTTCCCGTTCCAGTATGGCTGCACCCCGCCGGACGCCACCGGCCCGGGCGTCTGCGACCCGCGGTACGCGCCCTACAGCGTCTCCATCCCGCCCGCGGAACGGGCCTTCGGCCAGGGCGCGATCGGCTCGTACCGCAACTTCACCGTCCGCACCGTCGGCCGGTAG
- a CDS encoding endo-1,4-beta-xylanase, which yields MDKVLARGSGSMSAAARSRPRTAVVSMMAGAAMIAATVAVATSASAGTTLGASAAEKGRYFGTAVAANKLSDATYVGILNREFNMVTPENEMKWDATEPSQGQFNYTNADRIVSHAQANGMRVRGHALAWHSQQPGWAQNLSGTALRQAMVNHITQAATHYQGKIYAWDVVNEAFADSGGGRRDSNLQRTGNDWIEVAFRTARAADPAAKLCYNDYNTDNWTWEKTQAVYNMVKDFKARGVPIDCVGLQSHFNSGSPYPSNYRTTLQNFAALGVDVQITELDIEGSGSTQATTYGNVVRDCLAVSRCTGITVWGIRDTDSWRASGTPLLFDGSGNKKPAYTAVLDALNAGGTTPPPTTPTTPPPTSNPPTTPPPSGNGCTASLTTNQWQGGFVTTVRVTAGATALNGWAVGLTLPGGASLTNTWNAQPSGTSGALTFRNVAYNGQVGAGGSTEFGFQGTGTAPSGAPTCTAG from the coding sequence ATGGACAAGGTGCTCGCCCGCGGCAGCGGGAGCATGAGCGCGGCAGCCCGGTCGCGCCCGCGGACCGCGGTGGTGTCGATGATGGCCGGCGCCGCGATGATCGCCGCGACGGTGGCGGTGGCGACCAGCGCCAGCGCCGGAACCACGCTCGGCGCGTCGGCCGCCGAGAAGGGCCGCTACTTCGGCACCGCGGTCGCCGCGAACAAGCTGTCGGACGCCACGTACGTCGGCATCCTGAACCGCGAGTTCAACATGGTGACCCCCGAGAACGAGATGAAGTGGGACGCCACCGAGCCGTCCCAGGGCCAGTTCAACTACACCAACGCCGACCGGATCGTCAGCCACGCGCAGGCCAACGGCATGCGCGTCCGCGGCCACGCCCTGGCCTGGCACTCCCAGCAGCCGGGCTGGGCGCAGAACCTGTCCGGCACCGCCCTGCGGCAGGCGATGGTCAACCACATCACCCAGGCCGCCACCCACTACCAGGGCAAGATCTACGCCTGGGACGTCGTGAACGAGGCGTTCGCCGACAGCGGCGGCGGCCGCCGGGACTCCAACCTCCAGCGCACCGGCAACGACTGGATCGAGGTGGCGTTCCGCACCGCCCGCGCCGCCGACCCGGCCGCGAAGCTCTGCTACAACGACTACAACACCGACAACTGGACCTGGGAAAAGACGCAGGCCGTGTACAACATGGTCAAGGACTTCAAGGCACGTGGCGTGCCGATCGACTGCGTCGGCCTGCAGTCGCACTTCAACAGCGGCTCGCCGTACCCGAGCAACTACCGCACCACCCTGCAGAACTTCGCCGCCCTCGGCGTGGACGTGCAGATCACCGAGCTGGACATCGAGGGCTCCGGCAGCACCCAGGCCACCACCTACGGCAACGTCGTCCGGGACTGCCTGGCCGTGTCCCGCTGCACCGGCATCACGGTGTGGGGCATCCGGGACACCGACTCGTGGCGGGCCAGCGGCACCCCGCTGCTCTTCGACGGCAGCGGCAACAAGAAGCCGGCGTACACGGCGGTGCTCGACGCGCTCAACGCGGGCGGCACCACCCCGCCGCCCACCACCCCGACGACCCCGCCGCCCACCAGCAACCCGCCGACCACCCCGCCGCCGTCGGGCAACGGCTGCACCGCGTCGCTCACCACGAACCAGTGGCAGGGCGGCTTCGTCACCACCGTCCGGGTCACCGCCGGCGCCACCGCGCTCAACGGGTGGGCCGTCGGGCTGACGCTGCCGGGCGGCGCGAGCCTGACCAACACCTGGAACGCGCAGCCGAGCGGCACCAGCGGCGCGCTGACCTTCCGCAACGTGGCCTACAACGGCCAGGTCGGCGCGGGCGGCAGCACCGAGTTCGGTTTCCAGGGCACGGGCACCGCCCCCTCCGGCGCCCCGACCTGCACCGCGGGCTGA
- a CDS encoding zinc-dependent alcohol dehydrogenase, translated as MKANCWMAPNRVAVEEVPDPTVLNPRDAVVKVTSTAICGSDLHLLDGFIPAMKRGDVLGHEFMGEVVELGPGARDGLRVGDRVVVGFPIACGDCASCQRGLYSVCENSNPNAAIAETAMGHTPAGIFGYSHLMGGYAGGQAEYVRVPYADVGALKVGDDLPDEQVLFLSDVLPTGYMAAEMGDVKPGDVVAVWGAGPVGQFAAVSAFLLGAEQVVVIDRFPYRLRIARDRAGADTINYEETDVLDTLREMTAGRGPDVCIDAVGMEGHHPSAALQAYDRAKQAVKAETDRPHALREAILACRNGGTVSAIGAYGGFIDKFPMGSFMNRSLTLRSGQAHVQRYMRPLLERIRKGEIDPSFIITHTMGLDDAPHGFDIFKNKQDDCLKVVLKP; from the coding sequence ATGAAGGCCAACTGCTGGATGGCTCCGAACCGGGTGGCCGTGGAGGAGGTACCGGACCCGACGGTCCTCAACCCGCGCGACGCGGTCGTCAAGGTCACCTCGACGGCGATCTGCGGATCCGACCTGCACCTGCTCGACGGGTTCATCCCGGCCATGAAGCGCGGCGACGTGCTGGGCCACGAGTTCATGGGCGAGGTCGTCGAGCTGGGCCCGGGAGCGCGGGACGGGCTGCGCGTCGGCGACCGGGTGGTCGTCGGCTTCCCCATCGCCTGCGGGGACTGCGCCTCGTGCCAACGCGGCCTCTACTCGGTGTGCGAGAACTCCAACCCGAACGCGGCGATCGCGGAGACCGCCATGGGCCACACCCCGGCCGGCATCTTCGGCTACTCGCACCTGATGGGCGGGTACGCGGGCGGGCAGGCCGAATACGTCCGGGTCCCGTACGCCGACGTCGGCGCGCTCAAGGTCGGCGACGACCTGCCGGACGAGCAGGTGCTGTTCCTGTCCGACGTGCTGCCCACCGGTTACATGGCCGCCGAGATGGGCGACGTCAAGCCCGGCGACGTGGTGGCGGTCTGGGGCGCGGGGCCGGTCGGCCAGTTCGCCGCGGTGAGCGCCTTCCTGCTCGGCGCCGAGCAGGTGGTGGTCATCGACCGGTTCCCGTACCGGCTGCGGATCGCGCGGGACCGGGCCGGCGCGGACACCATCAACTACGAGGAGACCGACGTCCTGGACACGCTGCGCGAGATGACCGCCGGCCGCGGGCCGGACGTCTGCATCGACGCCGTCGGCATGGAGGGGCACCACCCCTCGGCGGCGCTGCAGGCGTACGACCGGGCGAAGCAGGCGGTGAAGGCGGAGACCGACCGGCCGCACGCGCTGCGCGAGGCGATCCTGGCCTGCCGCAACGGCGGCACCGTCTCGGCGATCGGGGCGTACGGCGGGTTCATCGACAAGTTCCCGATGGGCTCGTTCATGAACCGGTCGCTGACCTTGCGCTCCGGGCAGGCCCACGTGCAGCGCTACATGCGCCCGCTGCTGGAGCGCATCCGCAAGGGCGAGATCGACCCGAGCTTCATCATCACCCACACCATGGGCCTCGACGACGCGCCGCACGGCTTCGACATCTTCAAGAACAAGCAGGACGACTGCCTGAAGGTGGTGCTCAAGCCCTGA
- a CDS encoding DUF1330 domain-containing protein: MTVYALAQITVHDRQRYDRYVAAFLPVLARHGGRLLAADPSPLVVEGSWPHEKVVLMSFDNREDFERWSTSPEYREISRDREAATEGVVLLLDGIGHAWPA, encoded by the coding sequence GTGACCGTCTACGCCCTCGCGCAGATCACCGTCCACGACCGGCAGCGCTACGACCGGTACGTCGCCGCCTTCCTGCCGGTCCTGGCCCGGCACGGCGGCCGGTTGCTCGCGGCCGACCCGTCCCCGCTGGTGGTCGAGGGGAGCTGGCCCCACGAGAAGGTCGTGCTCATGTCCTTCGACAACCGGGAGGACTTCGAGCGATGGTCCACCTCGCCGGAATATCGGGAGATCTCCCGGGACCGGGAGGCCGCCACCGAGGGAGTCGTCCTCCTGCTCGACGGGATCGGTCACGCCTGGCCGGCCTGA
- a CDS encoding carboxylate-amine ligase has product MAPVPAVCTLGVEEEYLLLDPVTGQSLPVADRVLAALSGPSREQSRQEFRHSMVEMVTPVCTDLAALREHLVVLRRAAARAAEAAGARLVAVAATPVCEPHRSVPDKDRYRAMSHRYGPVAHDPAVCGCHVHVGVPDRELAVQVCNHLRPWLPVVQALTANSPLHDGRDTGHASWRAIQFDRWPSVGPTPHFESAADYDRTVRDLVDAGIMLDPQMVYWYARPSIAYPTVEVRVGDVCPTVDDTVLVAALLRALVATSVEEVRAGRPAPRIRDCLVAAAHWRAAHDGVDGDLVDLRAGGSRPAWELIDDLVATVTPALAGYGDLDLVTRQLDRLRREGNGATRQRRILADTDGDVRAVLDELAARTLDA; this is encoded by the coding sequence GTGGCCCCCGTCCCGGCGGTCTGCACGCTTGGCGTGGAGGAGGAGTACCTGCTCCTGGACCCGGTGACCGGGCAGAGCCTGCCGGTGGCCGACCGCGTGCTCGCCGCGCTCTCCGGCCCGAGCCGGGAGCAGAGCCGGCAGGAGTTCCGGCACAGCATGGTCGAGATGGTGACACCGGTCTGCACCGACCTGGCCGCGCTGCGGGAGCACCTGGTGGTGCTCCGCCGGGCCGCGGCCCGGGCGGCGGAGGCGGCGGGGGCCCGGCTGGTGGCGGTCGCCGCGACGCCGGTGTGCGAACCGCACCGCTCGGTGCCGGACAAGGACCGCTACCGGGCCATGTCGCACCGGTACGGGCCGGTGGCGCACGACCCGGCGGTCTGCGGGTGTCACGTCCACGTCGGGGTGCCGGACCGGGAACTCGCCGTGCAGGTCTGCAACCACCTGCGGCCCTGGCTGCCCGTGGTGCAGGCGCTCACCGCCAACTCGCCCCTGCACGACGGGCGGGACACCGGGCACGCGAGCTGGCGTGCCATCCAGTTCGACCGCTGGCCGAGCGTCGGGCCGACGCCGCACTTCGAGTCCGCCGCCGACTACGACCGGACGGTGCGGGACCTCGTCGACGCCGGCATCATGCTGGACCCCCAGATGGTCTACTGGTACGCCCGCCCGTCCATCGCCTATCCCACCGTGGAGGTCCGGGTGGGCGACGTCTGCCCGACGGTGGATGACACCGTGCTGGTCGCCGCCCTGCTGCGGGCACTGGTCGCCACGTCGGTCGAGGAGGTCCGCGCGGGCCGGCCCGCGCCCCGGATCCGGGACTGCCTGGTGGCCGCGGCGCACTGGCGCGCCGCGCACGACGGGGTGGACGGAGACCTGGTGGACCTGCGCGCCGGCGGGTCCCGGCCGGCCTGGGAGCTGATCGACGACCTGGTCGCCACCGTGACTCCCGCGCTGGCCGGGTACGGGGACCTGGACCTGGTGACCCGGCAGCTCGACCGCCTGCGCCGCGAGGGCAACGGGGCGACCCGGCAGCGGCGGATCCTGGCCGACACCGACGGGGACGTCCGGGCGGTCCTGGACGAGCTGGCCGCCCGGACCCTGGACGCCTGA
- a CDS encoding Na+/H+ antiporter: protein MSALVLITVLGATVLVGTTIGGRYSVAPPVLLIAMGAGLGLLPMFDNVILDPEVVLLLFLPAILYRESLVVSLREIRANLVVIALLAVALVILTMVAVAYTAQALGVEPAAAWVLGAVLAPTDAAAVAGLAKRMPRGILTTLRAESLVNDGTALVLFSVAVGVIAGGTVPDALELGGQFVGKALGGVLAGLLVGGVVVLIRKHVDDPMREGGLSILTPFVAFLLADAAHASGVLGVVVAGLLLSYAGPRVIRARSRVTAYAFWDLSTFMINGSLFVLLGMQVPRSLRSITSHSPLESFGIAVLVVLVVVATRMIWVQVAVAGLQGIDRRESRRARRFDARVRAAAGWAGFRGAVSLAAALAVPVTARDGSPVHERDLIIFVTVVVIVLIMLVQGTTLPAVVTWARLMGDREKEHEVRWARIRATEAALAALPQVAAELGADSDTVDRLRADYQGHLVDVRSPRSDEADEQREMIRRLRLGVLDRKRQEVTRLRNSNQIDDVVLREIQSAIDIEEIRLLGPEPED, encoded by the coding sequence GTGAGCGCACTCGTGCTGATCACGGTGCTCGGCGCCACCGTGCTCGTCGGCACCACCATCGGCGGCCGGTACAGCGTCGCGCCGCCCGTGCTGCTCATCGCGATGGGCGCGGGGCTCGGCCTGCTGCCGATGTTCGACAACGTGATCCTCGACCCCGAGGTGGTGCTGCTGCTCTTCCTCCCGGCGATCCTCTACCGGGAGAGCCTGGTCGTCAGCCTCCGCGAGATCCGGGCCAACCTCGTCGTGATCGCCCTGCTCGCCGTGGCGCTGGTGATCCTCACGATGGTCGCCGTGGCGTACACGGCCCAGGCGCTCGGCGTCGAGCCGGCCGCCGCCTGGGTGCTCGGCGCGGTGCTCGCGCCCACCGACGCCGCCGCCGTGGCCGGCCTGGCCAAGCGGATGCCGCGCGGCATCCTCACCACGCTGCGCGCGGAGAGCCTGGTCAACGACGGCACGGCGCTGGTCCTCTTCTCGGTGGCCGTGGGGGTGATCGCCGGCGGGACGGTGCCCGACGCGCTCGAGCTGGGCGGCCAGTTCGTCGGCAAGGCGCTCGGCGGGGTCCTCGCGGGTCTGCTCGTCGGCGGCGTGGTCGTCCTGATCCGCAAGCACGTGGACGATCCGATGCGTGAGGGCGGGCTGAGCATCCTCACCCCCTTCGTCGCCTTCCTGCTGGCGGACGCCGCGCACGCCAGCGGGGTGCTCGGGGTCGTGGTGGCCGGCCTGCTGCTCTCGTACGCGGGACCCCGGGTGATCCGGGCCCGCTCCCGGGTCACCGCGTACGCGTTCTGGGACCTGTCCACCTTCATGATCAACGGCAGCCTCTTCGTGCTGCTCGGCATGCAGGTGCCCCGGTCGCTGCGCAGCATCACGAGCCACTCGCCGCTGGAGTCGTTCGGCATCGCGGTGCTGGTCGTCCTGGTCGTGGTGGCCACCCGGATGATCTGGGTGCAGGTGGCGGTGGCGGGGTTGCAGGGCATCGACCGCCGGGAGTCCCGCCGGGCCCGCCGCTTCGACGCCCGCGTGCGCGCCGCCGCCGGCTGGGCCGGGTTCCGCGGCGCGGTCTCGCTCGCCGCCGCGCTCGCCGTGCCGGTCACCGCGCGCGACGGGTCCCCGGTGCACGAACGCGACCTGATCATCTTCGTCACCGTGGTGGTGATCGTGCTGATCATGCTGGTGCAGGGCACCACCCTGCCGGCCGTGGTCACCTGGGCCCGCCTCATGGGGGACCGGGAGAAGGAGCACGAGGTGCGCTGGGCCCGGATCCGGGCCACCGAGGCCGCCCTGGCGGCGCTGCCCCAGGTCGCCGCCGAACTCGGCGCCGACTCGGACACCGTGGACCGGCTCCGCGCCGACTACCAGGGCCACCTCGTGGACGTCCGCTCCCCGCGCAGCGACGAGGCCGACGAGCAGCGGGAGATGATCCGGCGGTTGCGCCTGGGCGTGCTGGACCGCAAGCGGCAGGAGGTCACCCGGCTGCGCAACAGCAACCAGATCGACGACGTGGTCCTGCGGGAGATCCAGTCGGCCATCGACATCGAGGAGATCCGGCTGCTGGGCCCGGAACCGGAGGACTGA
- a CDS encoding YegP family protein, whose translation MKFLIAAADTGTYGFTLLGDDGQVVATGRQYPDKAAALAVVADMMREIGDAEIEERTEPAERVATPPSRTVDGEPDLARIGRSGIPPV comes from the coding sequence ATGAAGTTCCTCATCGCCGCAGCCGACACCGGCACCTACGGGTTCACCCTGCTCGGCGACGACGGCCAGGTCGTCGCCACCGGCCGGCAGTACCCCGACAAGGCCGCCGCCCTCGCGGTCGTCGCGGACATGATGCGCGAGATCGGCGACGCCGAGATCGAGGAGCGGACCGAGCCGGCCGAGCGGGTGGCGACGCCACCGAGTCGGACGGTCGACGGGGAACCCGACCTGGCCCGGATCGGGCGGTCCGGCATCCCGCCCGTCTGA
- a CDS encoding putative quinol monooxygenase has product MIFITAKFRVRPEDADRWPQIAAEFTAATRAEPGCLWFNWSRSLDDPTEYVLVEAFRDDDAGAAHVGSAHFREAQRTLPPHLAETPRIVNTTVPQQDWSRLGEMAVPEGD; this is encoded by the coding sequence ATGATCTTCATTACCGCGAAGTTCCGGGTCCGACCCGAGGACGCCGACCGCTGGCCGCAGATCGCCGCCGAGTTCACCGCGGCCACCCGGGCCGAGCCGGGCTGCCTCTGGTTCAACTGGTCCCGCAGCCTGGACGACCCGACGGAGTACGTGCTGGTCGAGGCCTTCCGCGACGACGACGCCGGCGCGGCGCACGTGGGGTCCGCGCATTTCCGCGAGGCGCAGCGCACCCTCCCGCCGCACCTGGCCGAGACGCCCCGGATCGTCAACACGACCGTGCCCCAGCAGGACTGGTCGCGGCTCGGCGAGATGGCCGTCCCCGAGGGCGACTGA
- a CDS encoding SRPBCC family protein, producing the protein MTDTLGIQRATGDQGSEGLARLLGWFSLGLGVTALAAGSRVARAAGVDDSRTARTVLRAAGVREIGHAAVLLVPRRAGLGPWTRVAGDVLDLVATGRAYRDRCGERRRRAGLTLAVLGGITAVDLYASLRAIRNRRVSPEGFAHGSVTVNRTREEAYRFWHDFENLPRFMYHLQSVTSSGPRRSRWSAKAPAGRTVEWEAEIVDERPGELIRWRSVDGARVPNSGTVRFTPAAGGNGTEVRVELEYAVPGRRVGTLVAKAFGENPQQQICDDLRRFKQVIETGELTRSDGTPDGTSIQNQAKQRPARPLATHRTA; encoded by the coding sequence GTGACCGACACTCTCGGGATCCAGCGGGCGACCGGGGACCAGGGGTCGGAGGGACTGGCCCGCCTCCTGGGCTGGTTCAGCCTGGGCCTCGGCGTGACCGCGCTCGCGGCGGGGTCGCGGGTGGCCCGGGCGGCCGGCGTGGACGACTCGCGCACGGCCCGGACGGTGCTGCGGGCCGCCGGGGTCCGGGAGATCGGCCACGCCGCGGTGCTGCTGGTGCCGCGCCGGGCGGGGCTGGGGCCCTGGACCCGGGTGGCGGGCGACGTGCTGGACCTGGTCGCGACCGGCCGCGCGTACCGCGACCGGTGCGGCGAGCGGCGCCGGCGGGCCGGTCTCACCCTCGCCGTCCTGGGCGGGATCACCGCCGTCGACCTGTACGCCTCGCTGCGTGCCATCCGCAACCGGCGGGTCAGCCCGGAGGGCTTCGCGCACGGCTCCGTGACGGTCAACCGCACCCGCGAGGAGGCCTACCGCTTCTGGCACGACTTCGAGAACCTGCCGCGGTTCATGTACCACCTGCAGTCGGTGACCAGCAGCGGCCCGCGGCGTTCCCGCTGGTCGGCGAAGGCGCCGGCCGGCCGCACCGTCGAGTGGGAGGCGGAGATCGTCGACGAGCGCCCCGGCGAGCTCATCCGGTGGCGCTCGGTCGACGGCGCCCGGGTGCCCAACTCCGGCACCGTCCGGTTCACCCCGGCCGCCGGCGGCAACGGCACCGAGGTGCGGGTGGAACTGGAGTACGCGGTGCCCGGCCGCCGGGTGGGCACGCTGGTCGCGAAGGCGTTCGGCGAGAACCCACAGCAGCAGATCTGCGACGACCTGCGGCGGTTCAAGCAGGTCATCGAGACCGGCGAGCTGACCCGGTCGGACGGGACACCCGACGGCACGAGCATCCAGAACCAGGCGAAGCAGCGTCCGGCGCGCCCGCTGGCGACCCACCGGACCGCGTGA
- a CDS encoding VOC family protein gives MHRSRLYALILDAPRDAAAPAVEFWSAALGAPTRTDPAEPQFTGLAGVVPGLVTAVQSVDDAPRHHLDIETDDVTAEVDRLVRLGATPVSRWLDCHVLRAPGGHLLCVIPVASDPELFAATATRWD, from the coding sequence ATGCATCGCTCCCGGCTGTACGCCCTGATCCTCGACGCGCCCCGCGACGCCGCCGCTCCGGCGGTCGAGTTCTGGTCCGCGGCGCTCGGCGCGCCGACCCGCACCGACCCGGCCGAACCGCAGTTCACCGGCCTGGCCGGGGTGGTGCCCGGCCTGGTCACCGCGGTCCAGTCGGTGGACGACGCGCCCCGGCACCACCTGGACATCGAGACCGACGACGTGACCGCCGAGGTGGACCGGCTGGTCCGCCTCGGCGCCACCCCGGTCTCCCGCTGGCTCGACTGCCACGTGCTGCGGGCGCCGGGCGGTCACCTGCTCTGCGTGATCCCGGTGGCCAGCGACCCGGAGCTGTTCGCCGCGACGGCCACCCGGTGGGACTGA
- a CDS encoding L-threonylcarbamoyladenylate synthase, with product MARYYDLHPDNPQPRVLRQVGDLLRGDGLIAYPTDSCYALGCQLGNRGGVERIREIRRLDERHPFTLVCRDFAQLGQFVKLSNAVFRQVKAAIPGSYTFILPATSEVPRRLQDPRRRAVGVRVPKHTVTQALLAELGEPLLSSTLLLPGEEEPLTQGWEIKERLDHLVDAVVDAGDCGLEPTTVVDLTGSEPEILRRGAGDPSRFE from the coding sequence GTGGCGAGGTACTACGACCTGCACCCCGACAATCCCCAGCCGCGGGTGCTCCGGCAGGTCGGGGACCTGCTGCGCGGCGACGGTCTGATCGCCTACCCGACGGACTCCTGCTACGCCCTCGGCTGCCAGCTGGGCAACCGTGGCGGTGTCGAGCGGATCCGTGAGATCCGCCGGCTCGACGAGCGGCACCCGTTCACCCTGGTGTGCCGCGACTTCGCGCAGCTCGGCCAGTTCGTCAAGCTCAGCAACGCGGTCTTCCGCCAGGTCAAGGCTGCCATCCCGGGCAGTTACACGTTCATCCTGCCGGCCACCTCCGAGGTGCCCCGGCGCCTCCAGGACCCGCGGCGGCGGGCCGTCGGGGTCCGCGTACCGAAGCACACGGTGACCCAGGCGCTGCTGGCCGAGCTCGGCGAACCGCTGCTCTCCAGCACCCTGCTGCTCCCCGGCGAGGAGGAGCCGCTGACCCAGGGCTGGGAGATCAAGGAGCGGCTCGACCACCTGGTCGACGCCGTGGTCGACGCGGGGGACTGCGGCCTGGAGCCGACCACCGTGGTCGACCTGACCGGGTCGGAGCCGGAGATCCTGCGCCGCGGGGCCGGGGACCCGTCCCGCTTCGAGTAG